The Osmerus eperlanus chromosome 9, fOsmEpe2.1, whole genome shotgun sequence genomic sequence CAAGCTGTAGATCATGGGAAACAGGGCGTAACCTGTAGCAACCGCGTCGGAATGGGGTAACCCGTGGCAACTGAGAaacaggggggggaggaagcgAGAAAAGTGATTGACGCTAACCAAGTCAACCGGCAGTAACTGGGAAAAGCCAAGGTTATCCAAGGACGTTGACATTCAAGGAGGATGTGGTAACTATGGCAACCGAGCCAAGACATCTAAAGTATGGCGGGGATGCCATGACCCCGTTAACCAGCACTGAGAGGGTAACCCATGATTACTACATTGGGGCAGGGTAACCAAGGGCAAAACACAGGATTACATTACACATCCATCTCTATACGATGTGATgtgtagaaaagagagagagagagagagagcgagagagagagagagagaaagagagagaaagaggtgacaGGGTTGGGGCTACAAGGTCAGTGGGAGGAGCCAGCGAATGTGCGTGCTGACACCAGCTCAACCTCCCAGGCCAACATCTGTCAGGAGCGGCCAACATCTGGCCAGAGAGCACAGCtgcaggcagggacagagagaaggagagagagaacggggtggggggtgtgtgaaGAGAGAGCGCTGACGGTCAGGGTGCAGGGTCAGAGTGGACGATCGGGGAAGTGCGGGGCAGAAAGAGCAGCAGGGggttgtggaggagggggggagggggcttgaAGTCAGGGATGAGGTGCCTCGGGACCcagggggtgcagggaggcCAGGCGCGTTTGACTCTGGCTGGAGcggccagggtgtgtgtgtgtgtggtgtgtgtggtttgtaagATACGTGTGTGTCAACGCATCTGTTGGTCTGAGTACatccacatgtgtgtgtgtgcacctgcgcCCGGTTACCTGAAAGGACTACCCTGTAGTGCAGTAGAGCGGGGTCTTAAAGCTATATGGCGCTGAGCTAAGCAGTaagcccaccctcctccacaaccTCTGCTAGAAAATACACCAGCTCTGagcagctaacacacacaccaggagttgatgggggggagagacatgTGTGtgcagctatgtgtgtgtgtgtgtgttacccgccggtcccccccttccctgttGGACATGGTCCCCTCTGTAAATAATTAAACCGCTGAACTCGTACAGACTGACGGGGCAAACAGACAATGTTATTACAACGTTAAcaagacctccccccccccaccaacacccCCACTCCACAGTCATTATCCACCAGGCCCCATTCATCTCAATGACACTCTCGGTCGCCCCCGCCAAACAATAGAGAGAGCCGCGTCGATGCGGGCACGGCCGTGAATGAAAAGGTACGTGAAGGTGCGCGGGCCTTTTGAGGGAGGTTGGGGAGTCTCTGGCTTGGAGAGATAGGGTTACACCTGCAGAGACATGCGCGTTGGGACtcttatgtacacacacacactcacgttccgtgcagcacacacacacagtccaattACAGGCACAGTCACCTGACACGTCTGACAACAAACAAGATGGCAGAAAAAAAATGTCTCCCGTTTTCTCTTATCTCGTACTCTCCATGTGAGTCACTCCTTCTTGATTTGAGCGTATTTTCTCGATGCCGGCGTCTCCAGTACTGAGTAACAGATGAATGAATAGCTGACTGAATAGCTAATGGAATCCGACACAATCATCTCACTCATTCATTAAATGAGCTAATGGGGAGATATGAATGGGATAGACCTTGAATGGAACGTTCAAGACAAAACGGCGAGCTCGctctagtgtgtgtttgtgtatcgtGTGCATCCGTGTCCTATCAACACCTCAGGATTGGTGTTGTTTGGGTAACGCTGGCCCGCAAACAAAAAGACAAGAGAACCGGGGaaaaaaaatgacattgtggaAGATCTTGAAAGGCCACAGACACAATAAGACGTTTTTCAAGAGGAATTTCCGTTTGAtggtttgaattggattttccTTATGTGGGAAGGGGGAAGAAAATACTTCAAAGACAAAGAAAGTGGCTCTGTCAATCAATTCTTTTTAAAatatggaagaaaaaaaagacaaagaagaaaaagaaatacTTCAAAAACAAGtttccttttcttcttttctgaAGTAGGACACACAACACTTCGGATTCTCACAATGTTTGAGGTGATTCCTCTGGCGCGAGCAACACTTTGAAAGTGCATTGCTGAATTGACTGGGCAGAACATGCAATAACATGGACCTACGGAGATAATGGCGAGTCAACGGTCTCCATGAAGgttagtgaatgtgtgtgaggggggtcaaAATGCCTGTTGACCATCAGGAACTGGATTTAGCCGCCGTGCGTGCGGTGCGGGAGGTGGAGCGAAAATATCGACGCATGCAGGGTCGAGACCCGGTCAGGGGCGGGACAAGAGTAGGAGTTTACAGGGATGACAAGCACACAAACCAATGGCTGTGATCCGTAGAGTCCCATGTAAACGTGTTCGTAGATCCTGATAGGTTGTCCCGGCGGGGCCAAGCGGGGAGCATGAGAGTCTGGGGCTGGCGTTTGTAGGGTTAACATGGCAACAGGGTActtttcagggggggggggggggggtgtaagggccAAATCAAGAGGGTAAACACGGCGTGTGAATGCACACTTGATGTGCTGATgcttgggtgtgtgcgtgcgttaaAGAGAGCGTGTGTTCTGTTCATAGGTCAACGAGATGGCACAGGTCAGGCTGGGGTGTCTGGCAGCAGCTTCCCTTTtcttgcagcacacacacacacacacacacgggtgtaTGGCCCAGGCATGCAGTCCACAGACGTATCCTTGCTGTAGGTGCGCTGCTCTATGCCTAAATACACAACAGCACTTGCGCACCAACCTGGAACACTGAAGCCATTATACACAGGCCCTGCAAGACAGAAGTGCACCCAAACACGCACTCCTCCcttgcccgcacacacacacacacacacacacacacactgtacgttGCCACATCAGTTTCTCTGTTGCTACAGCAACAGCTTACTTTCCGTGTCAATTGCAGTTGTTGCTATGGAGAGTTATATACAAAAAAATATACTTTGCAGCACAGCCCAGGAGCAGATGGCAGTGAACTATGAGTCACATGGAACGGCTTTAGTGTTTGacacgcatgcaaacacacagacacacacacacaatctccccaAGTATATTCCCGCAATACAAGCTCAATCAAAAACATCTGATAAACTATTACCTAACCCATCAACAAAATGATCTGAATACTTCCGAGGGCCGGTCGACTGACTCCGAATTATTACATTCCTCTCAACCATGCAACACAGATGAGGGCTTGCATCACACGGATCCTGGGATTCTGGTCTTGTAAAAATATGTAAATGATTCTCTTAGGGGTGCTGCGGTGTCCTACAGGTTAAGTGCCCGTACCACTTtggctgaggccttaccgccACGGCCCGGATTCAAATCCGGCATGTCTTCCATGTCTTTTTCCTACTTTCACTGTCACTGAAGCATGGAAATGCCAAaacatattttgtatttatttaaaattattctgttattaaataaatactgCACACGGCAGAAGAGTCAATAATCGGGACACTGATATGAAAAGCTCTACAACAGATGGGAgcttctgtctctccaccccacctctcaCTGATCAGCCATGTGCTTTCAAAATAGTCTGAAACAAACGCACCTTTTCGGATTTTCCGCTCGCCCTTCGGTTTCCAAATGGGCCTGGCTGatactcaggtgtgtgtgcagcgtgtgagtgtgcgcgtTTCGACACTCCTTACCTGACTCCGGTCCTTATCCACCTTCCTGAAGCACTTGTTCAACGACAGATTGTGCCGGACCGAATTCTTCCACCCGGTGGGCGCGCTGGCGAAATACTGAAAGTGCTCTAGGATCCAATTGTATATCTCCTTGACAGGCAACCGCTTGGAGGGCGCGTCTTCGATGGCCATGAAGATCAGACAGCTGAACGAGTACGGCGGCTTGCAGTTGGGGTTCCTCTGGGCATCGTACGGCAAGTCGGACGGGGCCGGCGAGGGCGGCAGGCCGTCCTCGTCGCCGTGGCTGCCCCGGTTGCCCGCCGACTCCCCGCCCACGGGGCTGACGCTGCGCAGCACGGGGTCGCCGAAGCTGTTCAGCAGGTCTTTGCTCTCGTGGAGCCAGTTGAGGTTGGTGAGCTCCTCGTCGTCCATCCCGCCGCCGCCCTTCTCCAGCTTGACGGCGGGCGAGGCCAGCGGGACGGGCAGCGCCATGTCCGGCTCCTCGGCCTCCTGCAGCGCCCGGGACAGAGAGCCGGCCTGGTAGAACTGGCTGAGGCTGGCGCTGGCCACGCTGATCCCGCTACCCTCGGGCTTCTTGCTGGGGGGCATGACTGGACCCATTCTGACAGCCGACGAAActcctgtgtgagagagagagagagagagagagagagagagagagagagagagagagagagagagagagagagagagagagagagagagagagagagagagagagagagagatagagagagagagagggaaagagagagagaaagagagatgaatatTAGCATTTCTGTGGTGTTTTGACTTACTATTGAATGTTTCTGTGTTGTTCCTGTGAATGAGACTGTGTAGGACGTAGGAGCCTGAAATAATCGATTGTTTTGTCAATGCGAGTTTCTCTCCGCTTTTCGTGTCTGGGTGGGGAAAGACACGGAACAACGAATATGAAACAGAGGAACCAGACAAGTATGGACCTAAACTCTCAACTCTTGGCCTTTAGTTGTTCATTTTGTATTCCTGGAATGAaacgttgggtgtgtgtgtgtgtgccaataaCTTAAGTGATCGGAACAACCATAGAAGAGCATCGTGACTCAGGTTTCCTTGCTAATGATGTCATAGCCCAAATCCTTTTATGATTTTTCCAAACTGGCAGGGTGACATGGTGTTTACCACAAACACCACAGCTGAAACCTGACTCCTTCAAGTCTGAACTTATTTTCAAGTTCCATCACCCAACCGCCCTTCCGACAGTATGCAGCGcaacacaaaaaacaacacCATGAAACACATATTTTACTCCCATCACTTCTGCACAAAACCGAA encodes the following:
- the foxn3 gene encoding forkhead box protein N3 isoform X1 — its product is MEFTQDRQFPRLALSEHLELLIGVSSAVRMGPVMPPSKKPEGSGISVASASLSQFYQAGSLSRALQEAEEPDMALPVPLASPAVKLEKGGGGMDDEELTNLNWLHESKDLLNSFGDPVLRSVSPVGGESAGNRGSHGDEDGLPPSPAPSDLPYDAQRNPNCKPPYSFSCLIFMAIEDAPSKRLPVKEIYNWILEHFQYFASAPTGWKNSVRHNLSLNKCFRKVDKDRSQVRSVETRTLTRCTHT
- the foxn3 gene encoding forkhead box protein N3 isoform X2: MGPVMPPSKKPEGSGISVASASLSQFYQAGSLSRALQEAEEPDMALPVPLASPAVKLEKGGGGMDDEELTNLNWLHESKDLLNSFGDPVLRSVSPVGGESAGNRGSHGDEDGLPPSPAPSDLPYDAQRNPNCKPPYSFSCLIFMAIEDAPSKRLPVKEIYNWILEHFQYFASAPTGWKNSVRHNLSLNKCFRKVDKDRSQVRSVETRTLTRCTHT